Below is a window of Xiphophorus couchianus chromosome 1, X_couchianus-1.0, whole genome shotgun sequence DNA.
cttggcCATGTGCTGCTCAAACAAACTTACTgttaaaggaaaactgtttatccattATCATTGGTgttcatgctaactagccttagcattctgTAAAAGACCTTTAAGAGTTTAAACGTTATTTAAAACTGCACTGAattgtgtaacttttttcattattacatattttattaagttttcaTTAATgctttgcagatgtttttattttttcaatatgattgtatttaataaattaatgatcGACTGGTGAGGCATTGTATTCTTGGATTATATTTTCTCTATAATATTTAGGTGGTGACTTCATATAATCCCACAGGGTTTTTGCCTCTTCCTGAGCCGATTACTGTTTTCTGGttatgatctttaaaaagcctgacctgctgattctaCTGTTGGTCTgaaatgttgataaatgtagcaagaaatcCAGTGAGTTGGTAACAGTAGAGTCACTATTCGTATCTGCAAAAGTGCAGACATGAGCTGGTGGGTCTGTCAGTCAAGTCTCAGCGGTTCGTTTTCAGACGTTTGTCGAGGTAGatgagaaatataaaataaaggaaacctGGGCCGATTTGTTagtgcatttaattttttcatctGTATATTGATTTAGCTAATTAAACTAAATACTCATGACCGGTTCTGCTATCTGGAAGAAGATGTAGCATAGTAGAGAGTAAGGAGGACAGTGTGAGAAGTAGGTACATGAGCAAGATTGGCAGCgataagaccctcctcctgcctgtgattggttgtttctgaccaaactgtgtatttctgcagggAAGGGGTAGAGGAAGttgaatatttcatattttgtctctcatactatactgtcatgacagttttaagaaataataaaaagaaaaaacattttttttaataaaagttacatacagaAGCTTTAAGGGTGCTCAAACGattgaggagaaaaaagaaaaacacgcAAGTGAGTTCAGGGAGGATTGTTTTGTgctcactgtgtttttgttttgtttttgaaggcaCTGTCCTGTCACATGATGTCCACAAAAAACTCACAGGGGTTGCCCATGGCGTGCTGGAACGACTGGCGGCTGGCAGTGAGCTCCGGGGGAACGGACGCCAGCTCTCTCCCCGGCGGCGCTCCGGGGGGCGTGCTGCTGCTCACTGAGGGTTTGGGGGCGAGGCGAGCTAGACAGTAAGGGGGAGGCAAGCCTGGGGGGCCGTAGGAGGAGGCGTGGCTCCGCTCGCTCTGCGCGCAGGACCCCGGCCCCGCCTGCGTGAAGGGGGTGTGGCTGTAGCCGAAGGAGGGGTGGTTGCTCTGGGACAGCGAGTGGCTCCTGTGCGAGTGGCTGTGACTCAGGCTCGACCTGGCGTGGCTGTGGTGGCTCATCTGGCTGGCGGAGCGGTCGCCCCGCCTCGCTCCGCGGACGCCCGACTCCGACTCGCAGCACATCGTCCTCTGAGCCTTCTCCTGCGGGGAGCGTCTGTCTTTGCCTGCGCTGGGGTTCGATCCGCTGCTTCGACTTCCtgttgacaaaaacaaagaagaagaaaaaaagatgcttcAAGCGGGCCTTTTGCAGCATTTGCAGAAAACAGCCCAAAACACACTGAGTGGCAGCTGCAACAGATCAGATGGAGCTGACTCAGAACCAGAAACTGATTGCAGGAAAATAGTAAAAGGTCACACATTAAACAACAGCTTAGAGGAGACGTTGTAAGCTGAAACTCTAAACCGGATAATATACATTAAAGCTTATTGTTTAAGATGTGACATTTTATAAGGCTATCTAGGAAAGAGTCACCAGTCAAGAGCAAAACATGATTAAGTCAAAGGTTTGAGCTTAAAGATCCACCACAACTACAAtcatcctgcagctgctgtttctaaAGACACAAACATTCACAGTGAAAGCAGCGCTTGGAAAAACATTCATACCActtgaatttttaattttttttaacaaattgttaCATTGCAACCAGAAAATTAACTCTATTTTACGTCaagaaattaaatagttttggaATTTTCTTCCAAACAAAGAGCCATTTTGAACTTCAATGCatctaaataaaacttgttttggGCGACAAATGTTACATGAGCTTTAATTTTGATAgatcacaataaaaaatgcGTTTTCGCTTTCAAAAAACAATCATCAGACGAAAAAGTTTTGCAATAAAGTGGATTTATAGATTGTCTTTTACTATATTTGTAGaaaattctataaaaaaatcctttatttcctctaaaatatatatattttatatatatatatatatgtgatcTGTGATCGGTTGAAATCAAAGTGAAACGTTTTCTTTGGGCTCACAGCCTTGGACTACAAAGCTGATTCTGAAAGAACAAACGGTTTTTAAaaaggacattaaaaaaatcaccgGTTGTTTTGGAGTCATCTTTTGTGTATATTTAGTGAAATCATCCCATCAAAAATCATAATCATATCTTTATTCAAACACATTAGTATTACTTTTTTACTACAAATGATTTAAGAGCCATTTGAGGCACATGGAATggaaaattaatgttttggacAACAAGTAAATGCTATATGCACATCTCCATCCCCACAGTTGTGGCAGTATAATGCTGTGGGGGCAGAGAGAAGGATGGGGATCAGATTATATGGGTAGATGGATGCAGGGTAAAAACATGTTACAGggtgaaaaaaacatgaaacaaccCTAAACACACACCCAAAGCTACAAAAGAATGATGTAATCCaagtatttttatgtgtttgaatggcctagtcaaagtctgtaccccaattcaattaaaaatctgcagcaagtttcagaaaaaagaagTAGTCTCCAtgaagctggtagagacattcAGATGTAAATACGTCTAAAAACCTGAAACCAGTCATCCACCACAATGCTCTACTATATTGATTTACAagataaaatctcaataaatacgataatatttgtggttgtaatgcaCCATGAAAAGGGTCAAGTGGCTTGAATATGTCTGCAAGGCACTGCACAAACAAACGTGACACACCAGCATCAGAAAAAGCACAACTCGTTTCAGTAACTTACTAAGTAGATCATCAAATCTACCTCAAAAAGGCGGTTTTAGCGCAGCTGTGCTGCTTACACTGATGGAGGTGTACCACACGttgcaaaaacaacatttcaactCCTGCAATGAGCCCAACAGCACTGGGTAAAGTGGTGCATGATTGTCCCCAAGCAGCACAAGCCTCAAGATTGATCATCCTGCATCATGCACCTCCCAGCGCATAGAACAAACGCATGCCCAAAGGTGCAGAGAGGGAGAAATCGACTGTCAGGAGAGTCACACAAAGGATacacaggaacagaaaaaaaatcacggAGCTGGCAAAGGATGGAGGgagaagagaagaaagagaaaaccttAAAGCTGCGGTATGATAGGTGGAGAATGCTGAGTGTGGGAGAAAAAGATGAGAGGACGGAGGGAGAGCGAGACTGGATGGTGAGTgagaagagcagcagaggaggaagatgaggaggaggaggagagggggtTAGCAGGCTTACCGGTTCCCCCAGTGTCCTGGGACTACCTCCTCCTTCAGTCTACCGTAGCCCAGCAGAAACAGAGGGAACAACAGGATTACACACACCTCACCGGCCAGACGTCCCCATCCTAAACCTGCTCCACTGCCTTTCAACTAACTCCGCTTCCTGCTGCTTTCCTGTCCCTGTCCGGCTGAATAAATCATGGCTTAtaatccaacaaaaacaaacacatgcataTGACTAAACAAATTATGGTCTAGCATAAATACAATgcaaaaaaaccacaaaatattaccaagtatttttggtctggtttctagtgcaaataaaacaaaattaacactTTTTAGCAAGtcataggagcttattttaagtcaaaaattccttaatattgatgaaaaagtattagctccactagcagattatttcacttataacaagggaATAATGGCTTGGTagtgaagtgaaataatctgccactttCCCCATCAATATTACGgtatttctgatttaaaaacaagctcctatatctcgCTTAAAAGTTAATTGTGAGTTAAAtttgccttatttcaaatgtaccaaatatttgctctagaaactagaccaaaattatctggtaggtttttgtgtttttgcagcgcaGCGGCTACCCCTCCTTTCTCTTAAGTCTGTTTTCTCCGTTCTTGCAAAGACTGGTGAAAAGAATGGCTGAAAGCAAGATATGGCCATGCTTAGATGAATCACTCACagtgatgaaaaacaaaccgaTAGCTTAGCTGAATAGATCAGTTTAATATTCCCACTCCAACCCTTTCCCCCCCAAAACCTTCAGGTTCTCTGCGCTCTttcaatgcaaaaaaataaaaaataaaaatcatgcatCACCAAGATCATCTGAGAACTCATAGAGAAACAGATGGGATTTGCTTGTGATTCCGGATCACACGGCTGATCAGATGTCTTATAGCGTTTTGTACACACCCAGTACTGCAGAGCTGTCAGCTGCGTGACTCAACGCTCTCATGACTGACCTTGACGACAACAGGACGCGTTTTAGAAAACACAGACTGAACGATGGAGAAGGCAATCCAAAAGCAAAGGGCCAGAACGGCTAGCGTTAAGCATGAGTCACACGCTTGCTAACACGGACGTCGTGTGACAGACAGTTTGAGTCAGAttacattaattaatgatttgGTGATGGAAAACCGAGGGGGCCCGTCTTGCGCCATCGTCGCTGCTCACCCTCACTGTGCTGGCTACCGGCACTCCCGCTGTGGAAACTGTGACACGGGTCGGAGTATCCCGGCGGGAAGCAGGGGGGCGCCGACGGAAATGGAGGGTAGGGGAACGGCTGCCCGCCAAGAGGCCAGGGGTTGGTGGTGGGAGGTAGTGGCGCCAATGTGTCCTGCTCAGAGCCTCCGCCACTGGATCCTTCATTCAGATTGAGTGACGCCATATCTTAAAGCGGGAGAGAAGGATCAAATAAGCATAAAGAAGTAACAGAGGGGCTCAATTATAAAGGAATAAGCATCTATACTTTGGCAGAGGTCCCCAAATGTGTAGTAGCACTGTTCGGAGAAGGTGATTTTGTTGACGGTGTGTCTCAGGTAGCCATGTTTCAGCAGACTGCTCGCGTACTTCCTTGCATCTCGCCGGTCCTTGAAGCCCTCCACTCTGGAGTAAAGCCAGTCCACCACATCAGCACCTAAAcgcagcaacacacacacagaaacacgcAGACATGGTGGCTCCAGCTGCGACACACGCTGGAAATGCTGCTGACACAACAAAGTGACCCCAGAGACTACAATGTGCAAGCACTAGTAATTTTGATACCATCACAGCTCACAACATTGTGTGTAGTGAATATCTTTTGTAGTTTCTGTTCAGTTCTGTGCGACTTACAGTAAATTGGCTTTAAAACCACAGAATGCGTGTGCTTGTAACGTTTTGCTCTGCTCTTCTCACCTATGACGGCATTGGCGATGGTGATCTTCAGCCACATCCTGTCGCGTATCTCCAGGCCAGAGTCAGGCAGCTGCATCACCTTCACAATGGTTGCCATGTCTGTTTTACCAACCGACAGAGGCAGGTCATCAAATTCTGAGATAGAGAAAGAATgggggaaaatatatatatgtttaccAGAATCTGAATTATTACTCAAAGTGTTTTCATAAAGAAGACTCTGGCTGTCTTTACCATAATGTGGAAAAGGTCCCGTCAGCGCTGTGGTGTGAGAAATCCAGGCTGCAGGGTCGATGGGTCTCACTGGCTCCGCTGagtatattaaacaaaaatgctcAGGTAACTAACTCAACATTttatcttgcaaaaatatttacacccttgtttaattttatcttattgcaaccacaaatttaAGTGCCttttcttgggattttatgtgatagaccaacataaagcagGGTAATTGTGATGTAAAGGAaaaatttgtggattttatttaggtcctaaataaaatcaaaagtcacctaattagtacaTTCATCTGTTAAGATCATCAGAGTTTAATCTGACAACAAACAAGAGGATGATTATGTAATAGAGGCAACCAGAAAGCCATCGTTTTAAAGAAGCCAGAGGAAGTTCTGGATGAAGCCAAATGCCATGTTAAGACACAGTAAACGACAATTAAttgagaagaaaacagaagtttCCTGCAATCTttcagaaaactaacactgcatgTCATTCTGAGCAGACTCTTCTGAAAAGTGGAAGTtgcagcgtcatgctgtggcTACGCTTTTCTTTTAATAGAGAAGTCCAAACATCTGGTAAGTGTAATTGCAGAAACGGTGGTTGAGTGCGGACTTAAGGGTTTGCATACAAATGCACAGAAAACTTTTCTGTTACGCATTACCTTGTGTTTTTGctaaacacattaaattacTCTGAAGTTTGTGGTAGTGATGTGACcaagttcaaggggtgtgaatactttttgcaaGCGTCATCTTGCATGACCGAGGAAGATCTTACCACGAGGGATGGTGAAGTAACTCCGCGGAGACGGATCCCAACATTTGGCAACAGTGAGACTAATAGGGCTAAAAtggaagaatttaaaaataagtaaagggtaaaaacacaaacatctgcaaATATAAGGTATAAACTGAAAAGAGTGGAGAggcatattaaaaaataaaagacaaagtctgaaaattttattaattaaaattgttGTTCCTCTTTACGTACAGATTATCAGATTTATTAAATagtatttaattacatttaaataataataagctGAAAAACAGTTTAGTACAAATCGGTGATGCAGCTGTATGAATATTATACATTAGCAGGTTTGGGTGTAACTATGGAAACCCCGATGGGTCGTAAACTAACATCTGTcttcatatttattcaaatctgtgtgaaaatgtgcccaaaaaattaaaataagggaATCTTTTACTGCTGCAGCATAATTtcacactgaaatatttagaaaaaaatccaccatTTAACTTTAGTGCATTTGTGGGAAAAGTCAGCtgtaacatttacaaaaaaccCAGAGCAATTCCTATAAACTAACCATAactgaagctttttaaaatatttatatttaactttttttgttcaacAATGATCCTTTAATCAGTATTCATAAGATCTGACACAGATGTAGTTCTgtcatctaattttaaaaataggaaaGACAAGATTATTTTAAACCACTTCAGtaaaaaatgaaggtttttttttttagcaaatctTAATGAGGGTGACAGTAAATATGGATTGCATGTATTAGCAATGTATTGCAATAAAGATGTAAGGGAGATATGTGACAATTTGACAGCCGGCATGCCTCaacaatcttttaaaaaattatttagtagTAATATAAATCCAACTTTTTGATATAACTGaagcatttaatgttttttacaaagcacaaacagaaagttttgGACGAATCAATGCTGTTCTCCAACAGTAACTGAGTGAGTTCGATGCTCTTACCCAGTCTTAGAAACAATTTCTCTCAGGATCCTCACAGCGTCATCGTTGCTCATGTTCTCAAAATTCACATCATTTACCTGATACACATACAAAACATTAAGGTCAGGTTTCACTGTGCGGCTTTTTAGGACCTAGAAGTCATTTTGAACGTTTTGGTGAGAGAGGAAGTTTGGATATTTCTGTTTACAATGGTGTGTTTAGAGCTTTATGGCCTTCAGATTCATACAAATCCTAAACTGTACATAAAATGCAGCGATCACAGAAAATACAATCAGCCTTCACGTGCTTCAGACGATGCgtaacaacaaaactcttgacGTACAGAGATCACAAGACGGCAACCGCAGAAAGGAAAACTGCAACATAAAAGCCTTGCTACGGAAGTGAATAAGATGTGGTTATCGATATGCTTTAAAAACCACAGGCGTAGACACATTCATGACTTTTCGTCTCATCTGTGACGCATTAACTGTGGCAGCTAAAGAGTCACTGGTGTACGTGAAGAAGACAGATACTTATCATGATTTTTCAATTCATCACAAACAATTTGTAAAAGTGGAGGTGTACCTGCAGGAGCATGTCTCCTGGTTCTATTCTGCCGTCAGCAGCCACGGCTCCTCCCTTCATGATGGAGCCGATGTAAATGCCGCCATCTCCCCGGTCGTTACTCTGGCCTACAATACTGATGCCCAGGAAGTTGTATTTCTCtgtcaaaaagcaaagaaaaaaaagtgtgaggagtaagaaataaagaaaaaaactaaaaggcaACGTGCAAATCTCATTTACCCATGTTGAGTGTGACGGTGATGATGTTGAGGCTCATGGTGGAGTCTGTGATACTGCTGAAAGATGAAGACTAGAAAGGGAGAAAGAGGTAAATAAAAAGTGACACAGAGTCCATATCAATCAGCTCTCTCATCGCTTTCCGCTGCTCGGCGTCAGCGTTCATTTGTGCTCTGGCGGTGATGGGGCTTAGAAGTGCGTACCCGGTCTATCTTGGCCATTTTGTGTCTCCGTCTGCGCCGCTTGTGTCTGCGCATGAGCTGCGAAGAAGAACTTTGTTCTGTGGAGCTGCTGAGCCTAAAACACAAGGAGGGAAGATGATGTTTCAGAAACAgaatgagagagaaaatgagatgTAGCCGATTAAAAGGCCAAGTCGATAAAAGCAAGCTGCCCTAAGACCGCTTCAGTCCctaagctgtttttcttttgggagCCAACTTCAATCGACATTGATAATTAAATACGTGAGTGAGTCAAGGTTGAGTGgagaaatgtaatgttttgtttgcagGCAACAATAAACTTGGACTGTAACTGCTTGTTACAAACCGATTGAATATTTATATCTGTATTGGTCCTGatactgaaataaatctttGGGTATTAGCGAGAATGAGCTCAATCAATAAAGGCAAATCTATTCAGTATAATTCtatgttttactatttatttcacattatatgttgattgcagtttatttttttatgtttgaccaACGTGGTCAACCTATTGTTTCActttctttgttatttattgtaGAATGGCTGTTATTGACTGAACAaattgaagttgtttttaaatgtttgatcaaGCTAGTGAAGCTATTGTTATATTTAGATGTGCTTTACTGATGCAgagttagaaaataaattgtaaaacagtacatttatgtctttgattttttaaaaaataaacattttaagtcatttcAGCGAAGTTTTGCTGCATCTGGTCGGTATCGGCCGACACTAAATCTCAGATATTTGTATTGTATcggcagtaaaaaaaaacatggatcgATGCGTTTCTATCCATCACAAGGCAGCATAGAgagaaacaagacaaacaaccaaaagccaaagcaaaaatattttataacaatAATTATGTAATTAATCATATGTTATTCGATTAAACTTAGAAAGTTGTAGAATTTAAATCCATAAAGCTGTAAAGTAAAGCCTATTCTCTTAAAACATCTGAtaaacagatgtttgttttaggGATGCACAAATATGAAATCACCGGTACTGATATCCCATATGCCTTTATGACCCATATgcaatataaatgtattttttaaaggttttattggctctacaGGCCTTTATCTGATAGTGAACTGACAGGAAAgcgggtaatgagagaagggggaagacatgcatcACAGGtcaccaggctgggaatcgaacctgcgacggctgaatcgaggactaaggcctccttatgtgggttgtacTTAACCCCTGTGCCACCAGAGCACCCCACCTATAtgcaatatttaccaatatttattACATATATAATTCACTGACTTTACTGTTTCTCTGCTTCCCACAATACTGTGCTGCATCGccatcactgtcacatgaccaaactcGCCTAGagtggcctactcaaagtctAAACTTAAATCCAATTGATCTAAAACGCTtcactgaattttaaaaaatctgcagagtaGAATGGAAAACTCCTCCAACTCTGATTACTGAGTTGGAGGAATCCCTAAAAATCGTTATTTTTAGGGAACGATTATTTTTCATATAGGACCAGGTCAGTTTGGTCGACTTTTTTCCCTTTgatacattaaattatttttaaaaatgcatttattgagTGTTTCTTCATCTGATagtaacatttgtttgataTCTGAAATTCTGACCATTTTAACAGAACCATATGTGACCCACCATGACTTACGTGCATCGCTATCTCCCCCCCACACGTTTCTTTCAGTGTTTGAGGGGCTTAGAAGCACATCTTATGATGTGAGGTGGCACGTTACCTGCTGGCATCCTCATCCTCCTCGCTGTCAACAAATGAGCTGGAATCCAGCTCGCTGCTCATTACCGAGGCGCTGTCGTAACCCATGGCCGAGTCCCTGGCGGTGCGCTCGGATTTAGAGTGACCGTTGATGCGAGGGACtgcagagaaagagagcagaagacGCGCTGTGAGTCAGAATCTGAGGTCATGTTGCTCATCGTAGGCTTGGATCAGAATGAGAGGGAAAAGCAGGAATCAGGGAGCAACAAAACCATACACAAGAGAGGTTTTTAAGAGCGGAAACTGGAAGTGCAGCTCCTAAAGTTTGGAGAAATTCTCACCCCGATCTGTACGTACATTGCCTTTGAGGCGGCGCTTTCTCGGGGTAACAGCGGACTTGCCGGAAAGGTGTCAAGAGGCGAAAAAGGCGTGGCCGCCCGTGTTTTCGCCTCGAGCGAGTAAAACATTCCAGCCACGCCGGGGTTTCCATGGCTAGCTCCGCCCTGACGAAAGCTGAGCTACTGCACATGAACGGGTCAGGATTCTCACCCAGGCATATTTCTTTCCCCACAatataacaacaaaacagagcaaaaaaaagaaagaaagaaaaacaagtgtgCAGGTTCACGGAGCCAGACTGAAAATGTGCGTCTTTGTGATGCCAGCCGCTCTCTAAGCCTCAGCCACCAGCTGGCTGCTCACAGTTCATCTACAACAGAGACATGAACAGTAAGGAGAATAAGCAGAAATCCTCGAAATCAAGTGAGCATTTTACCTCAAAGACAGTCAAACTGTTAATATATGAATTACAGATATTGCATGATTCATAACACACTGACAGGAAGTAAAGAATTGTAGCTAAATAATCATTACGATGttatattttgacaaaaaaaacccactataTAACGAATCACAAAGAAACGCTAATGTTTCCAGTAAATGAATCCTGAATCGTTATTTAACGTCACCTCACCTCAGCTGGAAGTCCATCCCAAAGTGACAAAGTGAGTAAAGAGTGAAGAGAAAGtatttcctcctcctttcctCCCTCACTCACTCACTCCTCATATGGCACGCAGCTATACAGTAGACCCTCAAACTAATCTGCCTCCAACCAATCAGATGACAGGATTCcaccaaacaacaacaaagaacatTGGTTTTGGGATTATAGGCGACCTGCAGCCGTTTTCTTCAggtaaaaaacaactttatttaagCTTAAACAATTATACACCACTTATAtcattaaaagaaatgcaaGACTCCTTTAAATCGAAAAGAGAGCGGTTTAATTTCAGAGgctgtttttcctttctgctctCTGTTAATACTTTAATACTGGCAAAAGTGCTTTGGCTTAGCTGTATTTTCTTTGACCTCAATCCAGACAGCAGGGAACATCATTACAATTAATGCAAAAGCAGCACTCTCAAtacgtttttctcttttattagaaaaaatgcattgaaattagttttttttttccagattccAGGATGCCATTTGGATCACAAATTGgtttcttaacatttttcatctaaaatgtttccaaacattTACGTGCATCTGTGTTTATGTTCAGTGTAAGATATTATAGTTCACTAGTTTGGGAAGGATGTGCAGATGAAGAAAGTAAGAATGAAGGAAGGAACGATGAAAATATGTAAGGAGGGATCCAAGGAACAATGAGGAACAAAAGTAAGGATAtaaaaggaggaaggaaggaaatatttaacaaaaagaaggaaaggaggtaggacacaagaaacaaaacaagaagagaaACAGGTATGAcggagggaaggaaggaaaacagaaaaaacaaaatggaggagaGGGCACCACGTTTAGTGTTTACTAAAATTAATAAGCactatttttttccagattatcTTCTTTTTCTATACATTTGCAGacctgaaaaataacaaaatccaCATCACACTTTTCCCCCTCGAGATCTGTAAAATATCCaacagcatctttttttttttttttaatcatcaaatATGAGGAGATGAGTTTGGTGGAGCTACAAACAACTCATCACCGTGCAACAGCGAGCATTCTCACACTAAGGAGGAATCACCTAAAGCGTATGGATAAGGTGTCAGGGAAATTCCTGCTGCTCATCATGATGCTGCCGGCAGCGAGGCAGCAAGGTGGGGCGCTGCCACTTCCTGCTTCATATGTCTTCACATCCAGCTCTCCACACTCAGACAAACCGAATTACATTTCACCAGGTCCTGCTTGCCAGATTGATGAGCTGCTGAGCTGCTGGTGAACCCTCAGGGGCCATCTTGGCTCCCT
It encodes the following:
- the LOC114144566 gene encoding segment polarity protein dishevelled homolog DVL-1 isoform X2; the protein is MAETKIIYHIDEEETPYLVKLSVPPEKVTLADFKNVLNNRPVNSYKFFFKSMDQDFGVVKEEISDDNAKLPCFNGRVVSWLVLAESAHSDGGSQCTESHPELPPPLERTGGIGDSRPPSFHANAVSSRDGLDTETGTESLLSHRRERERERARRRARETELPRINGHSKSERTARDSAMGYDSASVMSSELDSSSFVDSEEDEDASRLSSSTEQSSSSQLMRRHKRRRRRHKMAKIDRSSSFSSITDSTMSLNIITVTLNMEKYNFLGISIVGQSNDRGDGGIYIGSIMKGGAVAADGRIEPGDMLLQVNDVNFENMSNDDAVRILREIVSKTGPISLTVAKCWDPSPRSYFTIPRAEPVRPIDPAAWISHTTALTGPFPHYEFDDLPLSVGKTDMATIVKVMQLPDSGLEIRDRMWLKITIANAVIGADVVDWLYSRVEGFKDRRDARKYASSLLKHGYLRHTVNKITFSEQCYYTFGDLCQNMASLNLNEGSSGGGSEQDTLAPLPPTTNPWPLGGQPFPYPPFPSAPPCFPPGYSDPCHSFHSGSAGSQHSEGSRSSGSNPSAGKDRRSPQEKAQRTMCCESESGVRGARRGDRSASQMSHHSHARSSLSHSHSHRSHSLSQSNHPSFGYSHTPFTQAGPGSCAQSERSHASSYGPPGLPPPYCLARLAPKPSVSSSTPPGAPPGRELASVPPELTASRQSFQHAMGNPCEFFVDIM
- the LOC114144566 gene encoding segment polarity protein dishevelled homolog DVL-1 isoform X3; this encodes MCSSSAFVRAELAMETPAWLECFTRSRRKHGRPRLFRLLTPFRQVRCYPEKAPPQRQFPRINGHSKSERTARDSAMGYDSASVMSSELDSSSFVDSEEDEDASRLSSSTEQSSSSQLMRRHKRRRRRHKMAKIDRSSSFSSITDSTMSLNIITVTLNMEKYNFLGISIVGQSNDRGDGGIYIGSIMKGGAVAADGRIEPGDMLLQVNDVNFENMSNDDAVRILREIVSKTGPISLTVAKCWDPSPRSYFTIPRAEPVRPIDPAAWISHTTALTGPFPHYGKDSQSLLYENTLSNNSDSGKHIYIFPHSFSISEFDDLPLSVGKTDMATIVKVMQLPDSGLEIRDRMWLKITIANAVIGADVVDWLYSRVEGFKDRRDARKYASSLLKHGYLRHTVNKITFSEQCYYTFGDLCQNMASLNLNEGSSGGGSEQDTLAPLPPTTNPWPLGGQPFPYPPFPSAPPCFPPGYSDPCHSFHSGSAGSQHSEGSRSSGSNPSAGKDRRSPQEKAQRTMCCESESGVRGARRGDRSASQMSHHSHARSSLSHSHSHRSHSLSQSNHPSFGYSHTPFTQAGPGSCAQSERSHASSYGPPGLPPPYCLARLAPKPSVSSSTPPGAPPGRELASVPPELTASRQSFQHAMGNPCEFFVDIM
- the LOC114144566 gene encoding segment polarity protein dishevelled homolog DVL-1 isoform X1; protein product: MAETKIIYHIDEEETPYLVKLSVPPEKVTLADFKNVLNNRPVNSYKFFFKSMDQDFGVVKEEISDDNAKLPCFNGRVVSWLVLAESAHSDGGSQCTESHPELPPPLERTGGIGDSRPPSFHANAVSSRDGLDTETGTESLLSHRRERERERARRRARETELPRINGHSKSERTARDSAMGYDSASVMSSELDSSSFVDSEEDEDASRLSSSTEQSSSSQLMRRHKRRRRRHKMAKIDRSSSFSSITDSTMSLNIITVTLNMEKYNFLGISIVGQSNDRGDGGIYIGSIMKGGAVAADGRIEPGDMLLQVNDVNFENMSNDDAVRILREIVSKTGPISLTVAKCWDPSPRSYFTIPRAEPVRPIDPAAWISHTTALTGPFPHYGKDSQSLLYENTLSNNSDSGKHIYIFPHSFSISEFDDLPLSVGKTDMATIVKVMQLPDSGLEIRDRMWLKITIANAVIGADVVDWLYSRVEGFKDRRDARKYASSLLKHGYLRHTVNKITFSEQCYYTFGDLCQNMASLNLNEGSSGGGSEQDTLAPLPPTTNPWPLGGQPFPYPPFPSAPPCFPPGYSDPCHSFHSGSAGSQHSEGSRSSGSNPSAGKDRRSPQEKAQRTMCCESESGVRGARRGDRSASQMSHHSHARSSLSHSHSHRSHSLSQSNHPSFGYSHTPFTQAGPGSCAQSERSHASSYGPPGLPPPYCLARLAPKPSVSSSTPPGAPPGRELASVPPELTASRQSFQHAMGNPCEFFVDIM
- the LOC114144566 gene encoding segment polarity protein dishevelled homolog DVL-1 isoform X5, with the translated sequence MAETKIIYHIDEEETPYLVKLSVPPEKVTLADFKNVLNNRPVNSYKFFFKSMDQDFGVVKEEISDDNAKLPCFNGRVVSWLVLAESAHSDGGSQCTESHPELPPPLERTGGIGDSRPPSFHANAVSSRDGLDTETGTESLLSHRRERERERARRRARETELPRINGHSKSERTARDSAMGYDSASVMSSELDSSSFVDSEEDEDASRLSSSTEQSSSSQLMRRHKRRRRRHKMAKIDRSSSFSSITDSTMSLNIITVTLNMEKYNFLGISIVGQSNDRGDGGIYIGSIMKGGAVAADGRIEPGDMLLQVNDVNFENMSNDDAVRILREIVSKTGPISLTVAKCWDPSPRSYFTIPRAEPVRPIDPAAWISHTTALTGPFPHYGKDSQSLLYENTLSNNSDSGKHIYIFPHSFSISEFDDLPLSVGKTDMATIVKVMQLPDSGLEIRDRMWLKITIANAVIGADVVDWLYSRVEGFKDRRDARKYASSLLKHGYLRHTVNKITFSEQCYYTFGDLCQNMASLNLNEGSSGGGSEQDTLAPLPPTTNPWPLGGQPFPYPPFPSAPPCFPPGYSDPCHSFHSGSAGSQHSED